In Dendrosporobacter quercicolus, a single genomic region encodes these proteins:
- a CDS encoding ACT domain-containing protein, with translation MKQILSITLKNQPDALVRLVGVVYRRGFAVESLSVTPAPMPNYACVKAVVNDCLPPSGQLLQQIRKLVHVESAELLPTDYEGQAKSF, from the coding sequence GTGAAACAAATTTTATCAATAACATTAAAAAATCAGCCTGATGCTTTAGTACGTTTGGTAGGTGTAGTTTATCGCCGCGGGTTTGCAGTCGAAAGCCTGTCGGTAACTCCTGCACCTATGCCGAATTATGCCTGTGTTAAGGCAGTCGTCAACGACTGCCTGCCGCCCTCCGGTCAGCTGTTACAGCAAATTCGAAAATTGGTTCATGTAGAAAGCGCTGAACTGCTCCCCACAGACTATGAAGGCCAAGCAAAAAGCTTCTAG